Proteins encoded together in one Microbacterium sp. zg-Y625 window:
- a CDS encoding ABC transporter permease codes for MRLAAVLVVLLAFFALVKTENFFSLPTWQSMAIQFPEFGLMALGVMLAMVIGGIDLSVVGVANMTAIGSATLMLWIAPVGSDAGQGYVALVAAIGLSLLVGALAGALNGFLVAKVRIPAILVTLGTFELFTGIAVIISGGKPTSGLPPQYGEVMASRLFGLIPMPLIIFVVATVLVGLLMYKTAFGTKLYMLGSNETAASFSGLKTTSLTIRTYMLSGVLASAAGLVMLANYNSAKADYGSTYTLLAVLIVVLGGINPNGGSGRLSGVVLAVVVLQVLSSLLNTFPQVSSFYRPLIWGAVLLLVIVVNQWDRKGNLNRFFRWKGKDA; via the coding sequence ATGCGCCTGGCCGCCGTGCTGGTCGTCCTGCTCGCCTTCTTCGCCCTGGTCAAGACGGAGAATTTCTTCAGCCTGCCCACGTGGCAGTCCATGGCGATCCAGTTCCCGGAATTCGGTCTGATGGCCCTCGGAGTCATGCTCGCCATGGTCATCGGAGGCATCGACCTCTCGGTGGTGGGCGTGGCCAACATGACCGCCATCGGCAGCGCGACTCTCATGCTCTGGATCGCGCCGGTGGGTTCCGACGCCGGACAGGGCTACGTCGCGCTGGTCGCGGCGATCGGCCTCTCGCTGCTGGTGGGCGCGCTCGCCGGCGCGCTCAACGGCTTCCTGGTGGCCAAGGTCCGGATCCCTGCGATCCTGGTGACGCTCGGTACTTTCGAGCTCTTCACCGGGATCGCGGTCATCATCAGCGGGGGGAAGCCCACCAGCGGCCTGCCGCCGCAGTATGGGGAGGTGATGGCCAGCAGGCTCTTCGGCCTGATCCCCATGCCGCTCATCATCTTCGTCGTCGCGACAGTGCTGGTCGGGCTGCTGATGTACAAGACGGCGTTCGGAACCAAGCTGTACATGCTCGGGTCCAACGAGACTGCGGCATCCTTCAGCGGCCTGAAGACCACCAGCCTCACGATCCGGACCTACATGCTCTCGGGTGTGCTCGCTTCGGCCGCGGGACTCGTGATGCTCGCGAACTACAACTCCGCGAAGGCGGACTACGGCTCGACGTACACCCTGCTGGCCGTCCTGATCGTGGTGCTGGGCGGCATCAACCCCAATGGTGGGTCCGGCCGGCTGTCCGGAGTCGTCCTGGCCGTCGTCGTGTTGCAGGTGCTGTCCTCCCTGCTGAACACATTCCCGCAGGTCAGCAGCTTCTACCGGCCCCTCATCTGGGGAGCAGTGCTGCTGTTGGTGATCGTCGTCAACCAATGGGACCGCAAGGGCAACCTCAATCGATTCTTCCGATGGAAAGGCAAAGACGCATGA
- a CDS encoding autoinducer 2 ABC transporter substrate-binding protein → MKQRRFAGLALGLAAVLTLGLAACTPGGSGSPDAGAGDAGDGDYTIAIVPKDATNPWFVRMDEGVKRFAADTGLDVYQKGPAETDATMQAQVIQDLIAQGVDAIGVVPVDPGALETVLKQAIDAGIVVVTHEGASQQNTMYDIEAFNNSDYGGFIMDNLAEAMGEEGVYTTMVGHVTNASHNEWADGAVARQLAEYPGMTLLEAEPRVESQDDGEVAYQVAKEMLKKYPEISGFVGTSSFDAPGVARAIEELGLTGKVFVTGTGMPAANKAILQKGLVKSLTLWDPADAGYAMASLAKMILDGEEIADGVDLGVAGYEDMRFAEGSDKVLEGNGWVVINQDNVDDYGF, encoded by the coding sequence ATGAAGCAACGACGCTTTGCCGGCCTGGCTCTCGGCTTGGCCGCAGTCCTGACACTCGGTCTGGCGGCGTGCACCCCGGGCGGCAGCGGCTCGCCCGACGCGGGTGCGGGAGACGCGGGAGACGGCGACTACACGATCGCGATCGTTCCCAAGGATGCGACCAACCCGTGGTTCGTCCGCATGGACGAGGGTGTCAAGCGATTCGCCGCGGACACGGGCCTCGACGTCTATCAGAAGGGCCCCGCAGAAACCGATGCCACGATGCAGGCGCAGGTGATCCAGGACCTCATCGCGCAGGGCGTGGATGCGATCGGCGTCGTCCCGGTCGACCCTGGGGCGCTCGAGACCGTCCTCAAGCAGGCCATCGACGCCGGCATCGTCGTCGTCACCCACGAGGGCGCCAGTCAGCAGAACACGATGTACGACATCGAGGCGTTCAACAACAGCGACTACGGCGGGTTCATCATGGACAACCTTGCCGAGGCCATGGGCGAAGAAGGCGTCTACACGACGATGGTGGGCCACGTCACCAACGCCTCCCACAACGAATGGGCGGACGGTGCAGTGGCCCGGCAGCTCGCGGAGTACCCCGGTATGACCCTTCTCGAAGCCGAGCCGCGGGTGGAGTCGCAGGACGACGGAGAAGTTGCCTACCAGGTGGCGAAGGAGATGCTCAAGAAGTACCCCGAGATCTCCGGCTTCGTCGGTACCTCCTCCTTCGATGCCCCCGGCGTCGCACGCGCGATCGAGGAGCTCGGCCTTACCGGCAAGGTGTTCGTCACCGGCACCGGCATGCCCGCCGCCAACAAGGCGATCCTCCAGAAAGGGCTGGTCAAGAGCCTCACGCTGTGGGACCCCGCCGATGCCGGCTACGCAATGGCGTCTCTCGCCAAGATGATCCTCGACGGCGAGGAGATCGCCGACGGGGTCGACCTCGGCGTTGCCGGTTACGAAGACATGCGCTTCGCCGAGGGCAGCGACAAGGTGCTCGAAGGCAACGGCTGGGTTGTCATCAATCAGGACAACGTGGACGACTACGGATTCTGA
- a CDS encoding sugar ABC transporter ATP-binding protein gives MVDNVIAVRGVSKAFAGVQALTDISIEIAPGEIHCLAGENGSGKSTLIKVISGVHSPDAGVIELNGREFTQLSPMDAIANGVQVIYQDFSVFPNLSVMENLALTSELAERRTFVNWRRMRRIAADALAKIDVQIDLDEKVERLPVAQKQLIAIARALMSDARLIIMDEPTTALTRREVAALFRIILDLKSRGIATLFVSHKLEEVFEICERFTIIRNGKHVITCLPEELDHRSFSAYMTGREFEETRFLAETRTAEPVLETIGLTLEGGFTGVDLTLRPGEILGITGLLGSGRTELALALFGALQPDAGAIHIDGAPVHLHGVRDAIGHGIGYVPEDRLTEGLFLERSIGSNIVISEIDAFVSKWGVFDQRRARAEAQRWIEDLRIATPNPENAASTLSGGNQQRIVLAKWLATKPRVLILNGPTVGVDIGSKHDIHRVLRELAAEGLAVIIISDDIPEVLHNCSRVLVMNAGRIVAEIDPAATNDAELTALMTQDATLQQEEH, from the coding sequence ATGGTGGACAACGTCATCGCGGTACGCGGCGTCAGCAAGGCCTTCGCCGGAGTGCAGGCCCTCACCGACATCTCGATCGAGATCGCGCCGGGGGAGATCCACTGCCTCGCCGGGGAGAACGGCAGCGGCAAGTCGACGCTCATCAAGGTCATCTCCGGCGTGCACTCACCCGATGCCGGCGTGATCGAGCTCAACGGCCGCGAGTTCACGCAGCTGAGCCCCATGGACGCGATCGCCAACGGCGTGCAGGTCATCTACCAGGACTTCTCGGTGTTCCCGAACCTGTCCGTGATGGAGAACCTCGCGCTGACGAGCGAGCTGGCCGAAAGGCGCACGTTCGTGAACTGGCGGCGCATGCGGCGGATCGCCGCGGACGCGCTGGCGAAGATCGACGTCCAGATCGATCTTGACGAGAAGGTGGAGCGGCTGCCGGTCGCCCAGAAGCAGCTCATCGCGATCGCCCGTGCCCTCATGAGCGACGCGCGACTGATCATCATGGACGAGCCGACGACAGCTCTGACGCGCCGCGAGGTCGCGGCGCTGTTCCGCATCATCCTCGACCTCAAATCGCGCGGCATCGCCACCCTCTTCGTCAGTCACAAGCTGGAAGAGGTTTTCGAGATCTGCGAGCGGTTCACCATCATCCGCAACGGAAAGCACGTCATCACCTGCCTGCCTGAGGAACTGGACCACCGGAGCTTCTCGGCGTACATGACCGGCCGCGAGTTCGAGGAGACCCGGTTCCTCGCCGAGACACGGACCGCAGAGCCCGTGCTGGAGACGATCGGCCTCACTCTCGAGGGCGGCTTCACCGGGGTCGACCTGACCTTGCGCCCGGGAGAGATCCTCGGGATCACGGGGCTGCTGGGCTCCGGGCGGACCGAACTCGCGCTGGCCCTCTTCGGTGCGCTGCAACCGGATGCCGGTGCGATCCACATCGACGGCGCGCCAGTGCACCTCCATGGGGTGCGCGACGCGATCGGGCACGGAATCGGGTACGTCCCGGAGGACCGCCTCACGGAGGGGCTGTTCCTCGAGCGCTCCATCGGCTCCAACATCGTCATCTCCGAGATCGACGCTTTCGTATCGAAGTGGGGGGTCTTCGACCAGCGCCGAGCGCGAGCCGAGGCGCAGCGGTGGATCGAGGACCTGCGGATCGCCACGCCCAACCCGGAGAACGCAGCGAGCACCCTCTCGGGCGGGAACCAGCAGCGCATCGTGCTGGCGAAGTGGCTGGCGACGAAGCCGCGCGTCCTCATCCTCAACGGGCCGACCGTCGGGGTGGACATCGGCTCCAAGCACGACATCCACCGAGTGCTGCGAGAGCTGGCCGCGGAAGGGCTGGCCGTCATCATCATCTCCGACGACATCCCGGAAGTCCTCCACAACTGCAGCCGTGTGCTCGTGATGAACGCCGGCCGCATCGTCGCCGAGATCGACCCCGCCGCGACCAATGACGCGGAGCTCACCGCGCTCATGACCCAGGACGCGACCCTTCAGCAAGAGGAGCACTGA
- a CDS encoding ABC transporter permease: MKATSRKLLKSNEFYLLLVIVVLSVVIQARSGQFFTANNLVDIANAMIVPGIFAVGAFMVLVSGGIDVSFPALASLSVYATTRLLVDAGYGGSIWVPLALVVVFGALLGAFNGLFTARFAVPVLIITLGTANVFSGFMQGALGSVQIPTIPAGMSEFGRATLFVATNPDSGLTSNMPVAFLILVGVLVAAFVLLRYTTFGRGVYALGGDESSAARAGFNVRATKFWLYVIVGVIASLAGLVRTSMMDQMHPTNLLGMELMVIAAVVLGGAAITGGTGTLTGAMLGTLLIVIVQNSMILVGIPTFWQGFALGVLIIVGTAISAIQLTRVRKRTVAFA, translated from the coding sequence ATGAAGGCAACGAGCCGGAAACTCCTGAAATCCAACGAGTTCTATCTGCTCCTGGTGATCGTCGTGCTCAGCGTCGTCATCCAGGCCAGGAGCGGTCAGTTCTTCACCGCGAACAACCTGGTCGACATCGCTAACGCCATGATCGTCCCCGGGATCTTCGCCGTCGGCGCATTCATGGTGCTCGTCTCCGGAGGCATCGACGTCTCCTTTCCCGCGCTGGCTTCGCTGTCGGTGTACGCGACCACCCGTCTCCTGGTGGATGCCGGCTACGGCGGGAGCATCTGGGTGCCGCTGGCTCTCGTGGTGGTGTTCGGGGCACTCCTCGGGGCGTTCAACGGCCTGTTCACCGCCCGATTCGCCGTCCCCGTCCTGATCATCACCCTCGGCACTGCGAACGTGTTCTCAGGATTCATGCAGGGGGCGCTGGGCTCCGTGCAGATCCCCACCATCCCCGCCGGTATGAGCGAGTTCGGTCGAGCGACGCTGTTCGTAGCCACCAACCCCGATTCGGGGCTCACCTCCAACATGCCCGTGGCATTCCTGATCCTGGTGGGGGTGCTCGTCGCGGCGTTCGTGCTGCTGCGCTACACGACATTCGGTCGGGGTGTGTATGCCCTCGGCGGCGACGAGAGTTCTGCTGCCCGGGCCGGCTTCAACGTGCGCGCCACCAAGTTCTGGCTGTACGTCATCGTCGGCGTCATCGCCAGCCTGGCGGGACTGGTCCGCACCAGCATGATGGACCAGATGCATCCGACCAATCTGCTCGGCATGGAGCTGATGGTCATCGCCGCGGTGGTCCTGGGCGGCGCGGCGATCACGGGAGGCACGGGGACGCTCACCGGCGCGATGCTGGGCACGCTGCTGATCGTGATCGTGCAGAACAGCATGATTCTGGTCGGCATCCCGACGTTCTGGCAGGGCTTCGCGCTCGGCGTTCTGATCATCGTGGGAACCGCGATCTCCGCAATTCAGCTCACCCGTGTGCGCAAGCGCACCGTCGCGTTCGCCTGA